From Caldanaerobius fijiensis DSM 17918, a single genomic window includes:
- the rpmG gene encoding 50S ribosomal protein L33 gives MRVKVALECTECHHRNYNTTKNKKNDPDRIELKKYCRFCRHHTVHKETK, from the coding sequence ATGAGAGTTAAGGTAGCGCTGGAGTGTACTGAATGCCATCATAGGAATTATAATACGACAAAAAATAAAAAGAATGATCCTGATAGAATAGAATTAAAAAAATACTGCAGATTTTGCAGACACCATACTGTCCATAAAGAGACAAAATGA
- a CDS encoding EF-Tu C-terminal domain-related protein: TPIAIEEGLRFAIREGGRTVGAGTVASIIE; this comes from the coding sequence AACGCCGATAGCGATAGAAGAGGGATTGAGGTTTGCTATAAGGGAAGGCGGAAGGACTGTAGGAGCTGGTACAGTCGCTTCTATAATAGAGTGA